Proteins from a single region of Candidatus Methylomirabilis sp.:
- the aroC gene encoding chorismate synthase translates to MLRYLTAGESHGPALTAVLEGIPARLPLDAKEIDDELARRQQGYGRGGRMKIEQDRVILSAGVRHGLTLGSPIALTIVNRDFENWRDTMGVEAEATGRDARPPVTRPRPGHADLPGALKYGQLDIRNVLERASARETVARVAVGAVCKRLLREFGVTLMSHVLEIGGVRAEIPSLSVVELRGLAEASAVRCVDAAATEGMVAKIDEAKKRRTTLGGLFEVRVEGVPPGLGSFAQWDLRLDGRLAQALMSIQAIKAVEIGEGFDVVRRFGSEAHDEIFHDGERFHRRTNRAGGLEGGVTNGEAIVVRAAMKPLSTQYAPLASVDLLTTEPFQASVERSD, encoded by the coding sequence ATGCTGCGTTACCTGACCGCCGGAGAGTCCCACGGACCCGCCCTCACCGCGGTCCTGGAGGGCATCCCGGCCCGGCTCCCCCTCGACGCGAAAGAGATTGACGACGAGCTTGCCCGCCGGCAGCAGGGGTACGGCCGGGGGGGGCGGATGAAGATCGAGCAGGATAGGGTCATCCTCTCGGCGGGCGTTCGTCACGGCCTCACTCTTGGTTCCCCGATCGCCTTGACCATCGTGAACCGCGACTTCGAAAACTGGCGGGACACGATGGGCGTGGAGGCCGAGGCGACGGGACGGGACGCCCGGCCTCCCGTGACCCGTCCCCGGCCCGGGCACGCGGATCTGCCCGGGGCCCTCAAGTACGGACAGCTGGACATCCGGAACGTCCTCGAGCGGGCCAGCGCCCGCGAGACGGTGGCCCGGGTGGCGGTGGGGGCCGTTTGCAAGCGCCTGCTCCGGGAGTTCGGCGTCACCCTCATGAGCCACGTCCTGGAGATCGGGGGGGTCCGGGCGGAGATCCCGTCCCTGTCGGTGGTCGAGCTCCGGGGGCTGGCCGAAGCCTCCGCCGTCCGGTGCGTGGACGCGGCCGCGACGGAGGGCATGGTGGCCAAGATCGACGAGGCCAAGAAGCGGCGGACGACGCTGGGGGGACTCTTCGAGGTGCGGGTGGAGGGGGTGCCACCCGGGCTGGGATCCTTTGCCCAGTGGGACCTCCGCCTCGACGGTCGGCTGGCCCAGGCCCTCATGAGCATCCAGGCCATCAAGGCGGTCGAAATCGGAGAGGGATTCGACGTGGTCCGGCGGTTCGGATCGGAGGCCCACGACGAGATATTCCATGACGGGGAGCGCTTTCACCGGAGGACCAACCGGGCCGGGGGTCTGGAGGGGGGGGTGACCAACGGGGAGGCGATCGTCGTCCGGGCAGCCATGAAGCCGCTTTCCACCCAGTACGCTCCGCTGGCGTCCGTGGACCTCCTGACCACGGAGCCATTCCAGGCCAGCGTCGAGCGCTCCGACG